In a genomic window of Actinomycetota bacterium:
- a CDS encoding dehydratase, with the protein MRFDEIAEGDTAPAVTHTLTRTDLVRYAGASGDFNPMHHDEVKAKEAGQPSVFGHGMLSMGIVGRALTDWVGPGALRRYKVRFKAQTWPGDELTTRVVVTGKREQDGECLVDLECALVNGDGDEVVVGSATAAVER; encoded by the coding sequence GTGAGGTTCGACGAGATCGCCGAGGGCGACACGGCCCCCGCGGTGACGCACACGCTGACGCGCACCGACCTGGTGCGGTACGCCGGCGCATCGGGCGACTTCAACCCGATGCACCACGACGAGGTCAAGGCCAAGGAGGCCGGGCAGCCGAGCGTGTTCGGCCACGGGATGCTGTCGATGGGCATCGTGGGCCGGGCGCTGACCGACTGGGTGGGCCCCGGGGCGCTGCGTCGCTACAAGGTCCGCTTCAAGGCGCAGACCTGGCCCGGGGACGAGCTCACGACGCGCGTCGTGGTCACCGGGAAGCGCGAGCAGGACGGCGAGTGCCTGGTGGACCTCGAGTGCGCGCTGGTCAACGGCGACGGCGACGAGGTGGTCGTCGGATCGGCGACCGCGGCGGTCGAGCGATGA
- a CDS encoding enoyl-CoA hydratase/isomerase family protein translates to MDRFETIGLRIDEHVAHVTLDRPDVMNAFDGRMLEELRTVWRSLREDDAVRCVVLDASGDAFCTGVDRDAALGEDADMAIGEVGGPFHFDDPGAWLGPKANDLWKPVVAAVQGIACGGAFYLLGEVDVIIASEDATFFDPHVTYGMAAVFESVHMAQRMPLGEVLRMQLMGAHERMSAERAHQIGFVSEVVARDDLAEAAGRVARTIASQPPLAVQGTLRSVWTAAELSRSQALDAAIPLISAGNSEEALAMGQQRFERGERVEWRLR, encoded by the coding sequence ATGGACCGCTTCGAGACGATCGGCCTCCGGATCGACGAGCACGTCGCCCACGTGACACTGGACCGGCCCGACGTGATGAACGCGTTCGACGGGCGCATGCTCGAGGAGCTGCGGACCGTGTGGCGCAGCCTGCGTGAGGACGATGCGGTGCGCTGCGTCGTGCTCGACGCCTCTGGGGACGCGTTCTGCACCGGGGTGGACCGCGACGCCGCGCTGGGCGAGGACGCCGACATGGCGATCGGCGAGGTCGGGGGACCGTTCCACTTCGACGACCCCGGGGCCTGGCTCGGCCCGAAGGCGAACGATCTGTGGAAGCCGGTGGTGGCCGCCGTCCAGGGCATCGCGTGCGGCGGGGCGTTCTACCTCCTCGGCGAGGTCGACGTGATCATCGCCTCGGAGGACGCGACCTTCTTCGATCCGCACGTCACCTACGGCATGGCCGCGGTGTTCGAGTCCGTCCACATGGCCCAGCGCATGCCGCTGGGTGAGGTCCTGCGCATGCAGCTGATGGGGGCGCACGAGCGTATGTCGGCGGAGCGCGCCCACCAGATCGGGTTCGTCAGCGAGGTCGTCGCGCGCGACGACCTGGCCGAGGCAGCCGGCCGCGTCGCCAGGACGATCGCGTCCCAGCCGCCGCTGGCCGTGCAGGGCACCCTGCGGTCGGTGTGGACCGCGGCGGAGCTGTCGCGCTCCCAGGCGCTCGACGCGGCCATCCCGCTGATCAGTGCCGGCAATAGCGAGGAGGCCCTGGCGATGGGCCAGCAGCGCTTCGAGCGGGGCGAGCGGGTCGAGTGGCGCCTGCGCTGA